DNA from Gammaproteobacteria bacterium:
TGCAGCGGCAAATCGAGCGGCTCGACGGGCAAGTGACACGCTTGGCCGAGTACTATGGGACATCCGCCGTCGCGAGACCGCGCGGCCTCCGTATCTGATGCGCCGCCCGGGACCGGATCGCGATCAGGGTCCGAGCCGCTGAGATGGCGTCCAGTCGCTTGCCACCCGAACGCCGTAGCACGTGGCGCGCCGCCGACCGCCGGTCTGGCGGAGAATCCCTCCCGGCGCGAACTTCCAACCGCGCAGATCGTGCGGTCCATCACGAGAGGAATCGAATGATGGCACGCACGAAGCGGGACCGGCGCAGCTACAGCGCCGGCGAGTGGGGCCGGAACCGGGTGAGGGTGTTCGCCGATCCCAAGACCGGCCTCTACCAGATTGAGTGGCGGGAGAACGGGCGCAGGCTCACCAGATCGCTGAAGCACCGCGATTGGGTGAGAGCGAAGCGGCAGGCGGACGAAGCCGCTGCGGACTTCGCGATGCTTCAGCCCAACGGCAAGGCGGAAGCCGAGCCCGAGCCGCTCACGCTGGGGATGCTCTTTGACATCTACGGTGAGGAGGTGACGCCCACCAAGGGCGGCACGTCCCGCATGCACGACCGGGCGGCGACGGCGATGTTCCTCAAGTTCTTCGGCAGGGACCGAAGACCTGAGACGCTATCGCGGAGGGACTGGGACCGGTTCATTCGGGAACGCCGGGCGGGAAGGATCGGTCCGAGCGGAAAGCCCGTGTCCGACCAGACCGTCGGAGGGGACCTCACGTTACTGATGGCGGTCCTCAACTGGGCCGCGAGGTCGAGAGACGAGCACGGCCGCCTGCTCCTCGACAGGAACCCGCTCAAGGGTCTCAGGAAGCCCGTCGAGAAGAACCCGGTTCGCGTTGTCGTCACGAACGAAGAATACCGGGCTTTGCTCGGGGTCTCCCGGCAGGTGGGATGGCGGTTCCATGTCGCGCTCGTGCTTGCGCACGAAACGGGACACCGAATCGGGGCGATCCGGCATCTGAAGTGGTCGGATGTGGACATCGACGGCGAGGCCATCCGGTGGCGCAGCGAGCACGAGAAGACGGGATACGAGCACCGGACTCCGTTGTCCGCCCCGGCGCTGGCCGTGCTCAGGCAGGCGTGGAGGAAGAGCCCCCGGATCGAGGACGCGCCGGTGCTGCCCTCTGCAAACCATCCCATGAAGTGCCTGAGCCCGTCGCAGCCGCACGTCTGGTGGCGCAGGGCCGAGCGACTCGCTGGGATGGAGCGGAAGCGCCGAAGGGGTTGGCACTCGCTGAGACGCAAGTTCGCCAGCGACCTCATGGACCAGCCGCTGAAGGTGCTCTGCGAGCTTGGCGGCTGGAGAAACGCCAAGACGGTGCTCGCCTGCTATCAGCAGCCCGACGAGGGACAGCTTCGGAAGGCTCTGGAAGCCCGCCGAGGGGCACACGGCTAGAATCTCACTTGGCGGGAACCGAACAGCGGGAACTGGATTGAGGAATCCCGTAAGATCAAGTGATCCCAGCATATAGCCAGTATCGGGATCAATGTCCGCCCAACGTTTCGTTTGGTGACCTTCGGCGGCCCCACGTTGTACGCCGGCACCAGGCATCTTGCGTTGTCTCCCCTCAAAGCGGCGCTACTCGGCATGCTCGCGGCCGCGCCGGGCGGCGTGTCTACCGCGCGCGCCATCAGACTGCTCTGGCAGCCTGCGCCGTCCCGTCGGCTCAGACACCGGATGAGTCAGCTCATCTATTCGCTGAACCGCGAGTTTCGCGAGCGGCTGGTCGTGAGGAAACATGACCGCCAGTGGCTGAGTGATGCGATTGCCACGGACTACAGTGTCGTGTTGGCGGCGATATCGGACGAACGCCTGGCTGAAGCCGCGGCACTGTGCAAACGAGGGTTCCTCTCGGAGCTGACCAAGTCCCCCTCGGATGTGTTTTCGGAATGGCTGGACGAAACGAGCCTCCAGCTCCGGTCCCGGATCCGACAGGCTGCCGTGGAACAGTGGACCCGTCTGACCGGCCAGGGCCGCTGGCATCACGCCATCGAACCGGCTCGAGTCCTGATTTCGTTCAATCCGTATGACGAACGCGCACTTCGGATGCTGATTCGAGCCGAGGCCATGTCCGGAAGGGTGGGCGAGGCGGAGGCGGCCTTCCACAGTTTCGTTGAAAGGTCCGGGATGGGTGACCCCGACTGGTCTCCACATGCGGAGACGCTGTCACTGGTCGGCCATCTCCATGACATGCCCGGGCAGGCCAGCAGCGAGAGCGCTGGCCGACCGATCGTCGGCCATCCCCTGATCGGACGCTCCGAGGAACTGGCCGCGCTCCTGGGTGCGATGCTCCCTCGGCCCGGCGACGGGTTACGCGTGGTCGTATTGCGCGGCGAGCGCGGCATCGGGAAGACGCGGCTCGCGGAAGAAGCCCTGGCTCGGGGCCTGCTGACCGGTATCCGGGTCATTCGCAGTCACGTGACGAGCCCCACGCAGGTCTCCTTCCTGGACACCCTGCTGGATGCGCTTGGATCCTCCGATCTCGACGCGGAAATCACCCAGCTTGCGGAACCGTGGCGGGGCATCATCCTGAGACTGTTGCCAAAGGCCACCAGCCGTACGGAGTCATCCGCCGAACGGGCTGCGGCTGCGGCCGGTAGATCCAACCGGCGATGCCTTGAAGCAGTCTGGCGGTTGCTCATGGAGGTTGCCCGCAACAAGCCCACCGTTCTCTTCATCGATGATTTCCAGTGGGTTGATTCGGATTCGATAGCCGGTCTGCAATACGTTCTGGAGCGATGGCCCTCCCTCCCATTGGCCGTCGTGCTGGCGACCCGGACGGATAGCCTGCGTGAGAAGGACGCCGTCAGCCGGCTGCTTGGTGGTTCCCTGATGCGATACGAGCCGAGCGAGTTCTTTCTCGGCGAACTCACCAGGAAGGCTGCCTCGGAATTGGTGGACACCATTTCGGAGGGCCGGGTCGAAGGGGAGATGCAGGACCGGATCTTTGAACTGAGCGGCCGGAACCCGTTCTTCATTGTGCAACTCACCAATCACGCAAGCGCGGGCGGGCGTCTGCCGAACCTCGATCCCGGCGACTTCGTGCCGGCCCCGCAGTCCATCGCCAGTGTTTTTGCGGGCCGCCTGGCAGAGTTGGATGACGACGCCGAGCGCGCATTGCAGCTCCTCACCGTCCTTGGGCGTCCCATGGACGTCGACACGTTGGCCGAATTGACCGGCAGCTCGCACGACTCGTGCCTGCAGGCGCTCGACCAGCTGCAGGAGTCCCGGCTCATCGAATGGGACTCGCGGGGGTTTGTTGCCCGCTACGACCTCATCCTCCATACGGTCTACGATCGAATGAACGACGCGCGCAGGGCATGGACCCACGGTCGCGTTGCCGCGCATCTGGATGGTTTGAACAATCCGGCGAAATCGGGGGAACTGGCGACGCACTATCACCATGCCCGAATGCGGGCTCACGCGCTCCGGCACGCCCTCGCCGGAGCCAGGATCGCCGAGAAGGCGGGTGGATTCGCGGAAGCCGCCAGGCTGTTCGCCGTTGCCAGGGAAGACACCGAGGATCCGCGGATCCTCGCCCGGATCACCGCCCGCATCGCTCGTCTTCACTACGTGCGCAGAGACATCGTGGAGGGGCCGGCGTGTTTGACCGAGGCGGCGATTCAGCTTCGAAACGTCCAACGCCGGGAGAGCGCCCTGGTTGCCGACATCCTGCGCGTCGATCTGCTCGCGAGCAAGGGCTCCCGTTCTCCGCGAGAGGCGGCAGCCGGCATCCGTGAACTCGGACGGGCCGCCTGGGAGCAGGGGCACTGGAAGGCGGGCGCCAAGGCTATCGAACTCGAGCTCCACATCCACAGAAGGGAAGGACACGGCCCCGAGGCGGACCAGGTCGCCGCTCGCGCCAGAGAGCTGCTCGATCGCGTTGCGCCAAAGTCGCGGGGCCCCCTGCATGCCATCCTCGCGCTACATCATCAGGGTGACCTGGATGCCGGGCTGGGGCATGCCCGCGAAGCCATCGCCATCGCGCGCCGCAAGCGCGCCCCGGATGAACTGCTTCGGGCACTGGTGCGCCTCGTTGCGATTCAGGGCGCCAAGGGACTCATTACCGACCCGGAGGTCACATCGGCGGTGGAGGAGGGGGAGACGCTTGGCGGGAACCGCGACGATTTCGTCGATCACTACGACCTGTTAATCAGTGCCGGTACAGGATACCGCGCGCTCGGACGCCTCGACGAGGCAAGGAACTGGTTTGCCAAGGCCGGCCCGCTGCTTGCCGGAGTGAATGTCTGCGAAGCCCATGTTGCCCTGGAATGCAAGATGGGAGAGCTGGCGCTGGAGGCGAGGGAGTTGGACCTGGCCGCCGCGCATTTTGCCCGCGCCCGGCAGTTCTTGACACCCGGTATGGGGAGCCATCTGGGAGTCATCAGCCATTCGGGCGTCAGCCTGACCGCGCTGCGAATGGGGGAGATGTCGGTTGCTCGCGAGATGGCGGGCGACATCCCCGAGCCGCCGGCAAGCTGGTTCGAAGATCCATGGGTGTTCGCTCTGTGCACGGCGCGCCTGTGCGAGTGGAGGGGCGACATCAGCGAGGGTGTGGACACCGTCGGCAGCATCGCGTCGCTCATCGAAGCATCTCAGCCCGCCCATTGGGCTCGGCTCAAGTTCGAGGAGGCGCTCCTGCGGTTGCGGCATTCGCTCCCGCAGCGATACGAGGTCGCGGAGACGGCTGCGGAAGCGGCGGCCAGCCTGGGGATCGATCGCCGGGTCAGGCTCCTGAAGGCGGCGCTACGACGAGCGCGATAGCCGGGGATGGCTGGTTGAGCCGGTGGCCCGGTACCGGGGTGCGCCGGCTAAGCCGTCGCGACGGGTCGCGCGCCCCGGTGCTAGCGAAACAGATCCCGCCCCGCGAGATTCGCCGGCGCCGCGATGCCCGCCAGCGCGGCGAGGGTGGGCGCCACGTCGACGGTGCGCACGCGCAGGTCCGAACGGCCCGACCGAACGCCCGCCCCCAGGAAGATCAGCGGCACGTGACGGTCGTGCCAGTACGGCGATCCGTGGTTGGTCCCGCCCCCGGTGTATTCCACCGTGCCGTGAGGGAGCCGGATTTCCAGGTGGACGCCGTAGCGGTGCAGGGGCCCGGGCATGCGCCCGGCGAAATGGGAGTTCTGCTGCAGCCGGATCAGCGAATCCGCGGAGGGTGGGCCGGTGAGCTCCGCCTGGGTGACGGCGTCGGCGACGAAGTCCAGTTCTTCCAGCACCTCCGCGATGCGCTCCTGCTCCGGGCCCGACACGGCTCCGGCCACATCCGGGAGCGCTTCCCGCACGAGCCGGGCGGCGGCCCGGAACTCCCTGCCTCCGACGCGGCCCCCCGGCTGCCCCAGTTCCTGCAGGTATTCGGGCACCGGCTGCACTCCGTGGTCGGCGCTGAACCCCAGCACCCAACCGCCTGAACCGACCGCGCCGTCCAGGAAGGCGAAGAATTCGCCCAGCAGCCGGTCGAGGCGCAGGAGCGTGTCGAACTGCTCCACGCTGAAGGGCCCGTAGCGGTGGCCCACGTAGTCCACCTGCGAGAGCGACACGCTCAGGTAGTCCACGATGTCGTCCTCTCCCATGCCCAGCTCGCCCACCGCCGCCATCGCCAGCGCCATGGTGGCCGCGTCCACCATGGGCCGCTCCGCGATCCACTCGTTGAAGCCGGCGGGCGACGATGCGTCACCCTCCTGGTCGAATCGATGCGGAAAGGTCGTGTGGATTCCGTCGGCTTCGTAGGGGGCCTCATCCCCGCGCGGCACGACCCGCTCCAGGCCCGGGGGGATGGTGCTCTGCCAGACCGAATCGGACAGCAGGCGTGTGCGGGCATCACGGTTGAAGTCTTCGACCCAGGCGGGTACTGCCTGCCGGTACCAGCTGGAGGTCACGTAGCGCCCCTGTTCGGCGTCGAGCCAGTAGACGTGCCCCGGCGCCCTTCCCGCCATCGTGATCGCGGCCCGGTCTTTCTTCGAGACCGAGACCACGTGGGCTCCGGAATCGGCGTCCAGGGCCCAGTCGGCCATGCCGCCGCGCACCAGGTTGCGGGGCGAGCGTCCCGCGCGCTCGGGGATGCCGATGATGGAGGACAGGCTGTCCGCGACCGCGTAGACGAATCTCGCTTCTCCAGCTGTGTCGAACTCGTACCAGTCGTTGGCGACGATCCCGTGCGTCTTCGGGTAGACGCCCGTCGAAAGCGTCGCATGTCCCGCAGCGGTTTCCGTCACGCCGTGGTCGTGAGCCGCGTCGTCGTAGCGGAAGCCTTCGTCCAGCAGCCTGCGCAGCCCGCCCGAGTAGTGCTCGTCGTAGCGGTCGAGCTGTTCCGGGATGAGCTGGTCAACCACCAGCATCACCATCAGGCGCGGGCCGTCCTGCGGCTCGGGATTGGCGCAACCGGCCGCCAGAAGGAGAAGGAGTGGCGCCACGAACGGGTGCTGGGTGGAACGCAACATCGGAAACCGGCCTCCGTCAGCGTGTTGTGTTGATCTGGCAGTCCGCGGAATTCGCCGGCCGGGGCACGCGCGGATTCCTCCTCGGACTGCTAGTGAGATCGCCCATTCCGCAATCGAGGGCAACCGTCGCCGGCGAGGATCCCCCGACGTCCCATCCCGCCATTCCGTCGCCCGAGGTGTTCCGCTTGCTTGTACCATGCCGCCGACGCACAGCAAACTGATCCACGACCAGTCCCGCGGGAGCTTCCGGTCGGTCTACAGCGACCTCGCGCGCGAGGCCCGGCACATCGATGCAGCGGTAGATCGGATCCGCCTCTCCGGCATCGATCTCGCCTACGAAGAGCTGGCGTCCGTGGAAGAGCTGCGCGTGCTCATCACCGAGATCAATGCGGCGACGCTCAAGTTCGAAGCCGAGTCGATGCTGGCCGATCCCGAGCGCAGCCGGAATCTGCGCGTCGTCATGCGCCTGCTCGCCGAAGAACGCCTTCGGGTTCGCTGCGCGCCCCTCCTCGACTGGGCGCCCAACTTTTCCGTTTTCGTGGACGGGCAGGGCCGCTGCGATCTGCTACTGGGCGTCCACTGGTTCCAGATTCCCTATCCCTCGCGCGGTCCGGCGCTCGCCGTGGTGTACAGGGGCGGGCAGACCGACGGGGTGCGAGCGCGATTCCAGGAGATGTGGGACCTGGCGCACGACATCGGTCCGGCGCTGCGCGGCGTCTTCGAGGCCGCCGAGCGCGCAACTTGACACGCTGACGGGCTTGGGGTACGGTTGCTGGCTACTGTAGGCGGTCTTCCGGCGTAGCTCAGTTGGTAGAGCAGGTGGCTGTTAACCACCGGGTCGCAGGTTCGAGTCCTGCCGCCGGAGTTGGAGTCTCCTCAAGCGACCCAGGCCTGCACGGCCTCAGGGCCGGTAGTTGAAGAACAGCGATCCGCTGTAGCGCTCGAAATAGGCGTCGCCGATCTCCGTCTCCGCGCGTGTCCAGCCGATTCGGAAGCGGCCATCGACGGCGTCGGTGAGTTGCCGGCTGACGGCCACGTACACCCGCGACGCATTGTCCGCCTCTTCGCCCGGAATCAGGCGGATGAACTCCGTTTCCGTCAGGTAGTCCTTCGCGGTCAGCACCGCCGTGAAATGGAACCTCATGTCCGCGGGCATGGGGATCGACACGACGGTGTTCACCGAGACGGCGTTGTATTCGGTCCGGCTCGCGTTCGACCTGTTGATGGTGCCGTGGATGCCCACCTCCGCGGTGACCCCCGGCAACTCGAACCCATCCGAAGACTCGATCCCGTCATACCGCCACAGCGCACCCAACTGATAGGCCTGGTCCCGGCGGAAGGGATCGGGTTCATAGCTGGTGCCCTGCTTCGGATACCGGAATTCGGTGAACGATCCGTAGAAACGCATCGTCATCCTCGCCGCGTTCCACATCCGTGCCTGCGCGGCACCCAGTTCGAACCCGATCTTGTTGCGGTCGAGCAGATCGAGTTGCGGCACGATTTCCTGGGCGTTGTAGTCGGCCCGGCCGCCCTCGACGCTCGCGTCCCAGTAGGTCCCGCCTATTTCCCGCGTCTGGAAGAGCGCCGAGCCTTCGTAGTTCGTGTATCCGGGCTCCAGGAAAAGAGGAGTGGGCGTGCGGTCAGCCACATCGCGCCCGCCCGCCCGCCCGCTGAACTGCAGGACGCCGCGGTTCGTCGTTGTGCGGAACACGGCGTCGAGGACCCCGCTCGAAACACGGGGTGCATAGTCGCGCAGTTTGAAGCCGTACGCGTCGAACTGCCGGACACCGCCATCCACCGTGACG
Protein-coding regions in this window:
- a CDS encoding site-specific integrase, with protein sequence MMARTKRDRRSYSAGEWGRNRVRVFADPKTGLYQIEWRENGRRLTRSLKHRDWVRAKRQADEAAADFAMLQPNGKAEAEPEPLTLGMLFDIYGEEVTPTKGGTSRMHDRAATAMFLKFFGRDRRPETLSRRDWDRFIRERRAGRIGPSGKPVSDQTVGGDLTLLMAVLNWAARSRDEHGRLLLDRNPLKGLRKPVEKNPVRVVVTNEEYRALLGVSRQVGWRFHVALVLAHETGHRIGAIRHLKWSDVDIDGEAIRWRSEHEKTGYEHRTPLSAPALAVLRQAWRKSPRIEDAPVLPSANHPMKCLSPSQPHVWWRRAERLAGMERKRRRGWHSLRRKFASDLMDQPLKVLCELGGWRNAKTVLACYQQPDEGQLRKALEARRGAHG
- a CDS encoding AAA family ATPase, with protein sequence MSQLIYSLNREFRERLVVRKHDRQWLSDAIATDYSVVLAAISDERLAEAAALCKRGFLSELTKSPSDVFSEWLDETSLQLRSRIRQAAVEQWTRLTGQGRWHHAIEPARVLISFNPYDERALRMLIRAEAMSGRVGEAEAAFHSFVERSGMGDPDWSPHAETLSLVGHLHDMPGQASSESAGRPIVGHPLIGRSEELAALLGAMLPRPGDGLRVVVLRGERGIGKTRLAEEALARGLLTGIRVIRSHVTSPTQVSFLDTLLDALGSSDLDAEITQLAEPWRGIILRLLPKATSRTESSAERAAAAAGRSNRRCLEAVWRLLMEVARNKPTVLFIDDFQWVDSDSIAGLQYVLERWPSLPLAVVLATRTDSLREKDAVSRLLGGSLMRYEPSEFFLGELTRKAASELVDTISEGRVEGEMQDRIFELSGRNPFFIVQLTNHASAGGRLPNLDPGDFVPAPQSIASVFAGRLAELDDDAERALQLLTVLGRPMDVDTLAELTGSSHDSCLQALDQLQESRLIEWDSRGFVARYDLILHTVYDRMNDARRAWTHGRVAAHLDGLNNPAKSGELATHYHHARMRAHALRHALAGARIAEKAGGFAEAARLFAVAREDTEDPRILARITARIARLHYVRRDIVEGPACLTEAAIQLRNVQRRESALVADILRVDLLASKGSRSPREAAAGIRELGRAAWEQGHWKAGAKAIELELHIHRREGHGPEADQVAARARELLDRVAPKSRGPLHAILALHHQGDLDAGLGHAREAIAIARRKRAPDELLRALVRLVAIQGAKGLITDPEVTSAVEEGETLGGNRDDFVDHYDLLISAGTGYRALGRLDEARNWFAKAGPLLAGVNVCEAHVALECKMGELALEARELDLAAAHFARARQFLTPGMGSHLGVISHSGVSLTALRMGEMSVAREMAGDIPEPPASWFEDPWVFALCTARLCEWRGDISEGVDTVGSIASLIEASQPAHWARLKFEEALLRLRHSLPQRYEVAETAAEAAASLGIDRRVRLLKAALRRAR
- a CDS encoding alkaline phosphatase family protein is translated as MLRSTQHPFVAPLLLLLAAGCANPEPQDGPRLMVMLVVDQLIPEQLDRYDEHYSGGLRRLLDEGFRYDDAAHDHGVTETAAGHATLSTGVYPKTHGIVANDWYEFDTAGEARFVYAVADSLSSIIGIPERAGRSPRNLVRGGMADWALDADSGAHVVSVSKKDRAAITMAGRAPGHVYWLDAEQGRYVTSSWYRQAVPAWVEDFNRDARTRLLSDSVWQSTIPPGLERVVPRGDEAPYEADGIHTTFPHRFDQEGDASSPAGFNEWIAERPMVDAATMALAMAAVGELGMGEDDIVDYLSVSLSQVDYVGHRYGPFSVEQFDTLLRLDRLLGEFFAFLDGAVGSGGWVLGFSADHGVQPVPEYLQELGQPGGRVGGREFRAAARLVREALPDVAGAVSGPEQERIAEVLEELDFVADAVTQAELTGPPSADSLIRLQQNSHFAGRMPGPLHRYGVHLEIRLPHGTVEYTGGGTNHGSPYWHDRHVPLIFLGAGVRSGRSDLRVRTVDVAPTLAALAGIAAPANLAGRDLFR